The Natrinema pellirubrum DSM 15624 region CGTTTCGACGGCGTCGGCCCACCACTCGTCGCGGTCGTCGTCCCAGGGGATCTCGTGCGAGGCGCGAAGCGCCTCGCCACTCGAGCCCAGTCGATCGAAGACGATGGTAGACTCGACGTGGCCGGCCTCCTCGATCGCCTCGTCGGCGGCGGACTTGAGGAAGACCGGATCGCCGCGCCGGTAGAAGCCGTCGCCGGTAAAGAGGACCGAACACTCCGAGTCCGCGATCCGGGTCGCGGCCGCGTCGACGCCGAAGCCCGAGAAGATCGGCACCGCGATCGCGCCGACCTTGAAACAGCCATAGAGGATCGAGACGACCTCCGGCACCATCGGCATGTAGAGCCCGACCGTGTCGCCGGTGCCGATGCCGCGCTCCTCGAGCGCGTTCGCGACCTGGTTCGCCCCCCGGTGGAGTTCGTGGTACGTGACTTCGCGGACCTCGCCGTGTTCGCCTTCCCAGATCGTGGCGACTTTGTTTCGGCGCTCCTCGTCAAGGGCGGCGTGGCGGTCCACGACGTTGTGGGCGATGTTCAGTTCGCCGCCGGGGTACCAGTCGGAGAACTGCGGACCCTCGCTGTCGTCCCGGATCTCGTCGTAGGCCTCGTAGAACTCGATCCCGAGGTAGTCGACCAGTTCGTCCCAGAACCAGTCGACGCCGCTGTCGGGTTCGCCCTCGAGATCGGTCGTCGTCCGCTCGATGAGTTCCTCGTAGTCGTCGATCCCATAGGTCTCCATGAACTCGGCGACATTCGTCGACTCGACGAACTCCTGGCTCGGTTCGTGGGCGATCTCGTCGATGTCCTCGAGGCTTGGGCTCGTGTTCCCGGACATTGTCACTCGTATGTTAGCGTCATGCCACCATCAAACAACAGGTCGCCGCCGTCCAGGTGCCGGCCGAGATCCGAGAAGCCGAGCAAAAAGAGGTTGGCGACGTCGATCGGTTCCATCATCTCCGTGACCCGGGACTGACCGAGCATCACGTCCTCGATCACCTCGTCGACCGAGATACCGCGCTGTTCGGCGGTATCCTCGAGTTGGGCGGTCACCAGCGGCGTCTTCACGTAGCCGGTGCTGAGCGAGAACGCTCGGATCTGCCCCTCGCCCTCGGCGGCGATCGACTGGGTCAGTCCCCGCAGGCCGAACTTCGAGACGTTGTACGCGACCTTGTCGCTCGTGACGTAATGACCGTGGACAGACGCCATGTTGCCAACACACCCCTGGCCGTCGTCGGTCTCCCGGAAGTGCGGGAGACACAGTTTCGAGAGATACAGCGGGGCCCGGAGCATGATTCGATGCATCAGGTCGTAAGTCTCCATCGGGAACTCGTCGATGGGGTCGATGTGTTGCATTCCGGCGACGTTCGCGAGGTACTTGAGATCGCCCAGCTGTGCGGCCTCGTCGACGATCCGTTCGATGTCGTCGTCGACCGTCAGATCGCCGGGCACCGGCTCGATCTCGCCCTCGAGACCGAGGTCCTCGCCGCGAGCCACCGTCCCGGCGAGGCCGTCCTCGTCGACGTCGGTCGCCGCGACGGTGAGGCCGTTACCGGCGGCGGCCAGTGCGGTCGCTCGGCCGATACCGGAGGCCGCACCCGTCACGAGACAGACGTTGCGGTCGGTGAACGAATCATCGGGGAACCGGTAGATCTCGTCGTCGTCGACCGTCGGTGCCGTGACTTTCGTCTGGGACATGTTTTTCGTCTGCCACTCACCGCGGACGAGCATAAAAGTATCCGCGGCCGCGGTTCGCTGGCCGCTCGCGCCGGCGAACGTCTTTTGCCGTTCTACGGCGTTCGACGTAGCATGAGTACCCGAGCCGGGACCGACGAGGGTGCCTTCTGGGGCGACGTCACCGACGATGTCGCGCTCGAGCGCTATCGGACGCTCGTCAACACGATCGACGACGCGATCTACCAGCTCGACACCGACGGTTGCTTCGTCGCGGTCAACGACGGCATCGTCGAGGCGACCGGCTACGCCCGCGAGGACCTCCTCGGCGAACACGTCTCACTCGTTCTCGCCGCCGACGACGTGGCCCGTGTCGAACGCGAGATCGCGACCCGGATCGCCGCGGACGACGACGAGATCGCAACGTTCGAACTCGCCGTTCGAACTGCCGACGGCGACGCGATCCCCTTCGAACTCCGCGTCAACCTGCTGCTCGAGGACGGGGAGTTTCGGGGGACTATCGGCGTCGCCCGCGACCGCTCCGAGAAGCGCCGTCGACAGGACACGCTCGCGTCGGCGATCGCCTCCTACGAGTCGATCACGAGCGTCATCGACGGGGCCGACATCGGCGCCATCGTCCTCAACGAGCAGTGTGAGATCGAGTGGGCCGACGAGTCCGTCGAGGAGTACTTCGGCCTCGATCGCGCGAGTCTCATCGGACGGGACAACCGGACGGTCGTCGACGACGTCCTCAAACACCGGGTCGACGATCCCGGGTGCTTCGCAGCGACCGTCCTGTCGTCGTACGACGACGAGCGCTACGTCGACGGGTTCGAGTGTCGGATCACCGGCGACGGCGACCACGAGGATCGCTGGCTGTCCTACCAGAGCAAACCGATCGAATCGGGAGAGTTCGCCGGCGGACGAGTCGAGTTCTACTACGATATCACCGATCAGAAGGAGTCGAAGGGTGCGCTCCGGCAGAGCGAAGCGGCGTTCCGGTCGCTTGTCGACGCCGTCGAGGAGTACGCCATCTTCCGGCTCGATACCGACGGGCACGTCGTCAGCTGGAACGAGGGGGCGCGCCAGATCAAGGGCTACGAGCGCGGGGAGATCCTCGGCGATCACTTCTCGCAGTTCTACACCGACGCGGACCGGGCCGCGGGCGTTCCCGCGCGGAACCTCGAGCGGGCCCTCGAGAACGGCTCCGTCGAGGACGAGGGGTGGCGCGTTCGTGCGGACGGGACGCGGTTCTGGGCGAACGTCACGATCACGGCGGTCCGGGACGACGACGGTACCCATCGGGGCTATCTGAAGGTGACGCGGGACATGACGGACCGCTGGGAGCGCGAGCGCGAACTCGAGAGCGAACTGCAGCGTATCCTCGGGCGGATCTCCGACGCTTTCTATGCGGTCGACGACGAGTTCCGGTTCACTCACGTCAACGATCGTGCCGCGGAGCTGCTGGAACGCTCCGAGGAGGAACTCCTCGGGGAACGTCTCTGGGACGTGTTTCCCGACCTCAACGAGATCGACGAGGTCTGGGACGCCTTCCATACGGCCCTGGAGTCCCAGGAGCCGACCAGCTACGAACTCTACTACGACGCGCTCGATTTCCGGGTCGAGGCAAACCTCTATCCCTCTGAAACGGGCATCTCGGTCTACTTTCAGGACGTCACCGAACGCCGGGAACGCGAACGCGAACTCGAGCGGACCGAGCGGCGCTTCGAGGCTATCTTCGAGGACCCGAACATCCTCGTTGGACTGCTCGAACCCGACGGGACGGTGATCGACGTCAACGGAACCGCCATGGAGTACGTCGACGCGGAGCTGACGGACGTGATCGGCGAGCAGTTCTGTGAGACGCCGTGGTGGGGCGACGGATCCAGCGAGTCCGCGGGCGTTCGCGACGACATCAGGGAGTGGACCGAGCGGGCCGCCGCTGGCGAGTACGTCAACTTCGAGGCCGACCTCACCAGACCGGACGGGGAGCGATACACCCTCAATGGTGTCTTCCGGCCGGTCACGAACGACGACGGTGACGTCGTCTCGATCGTCGTCTCGGATCGGGACATCACGGAGCGCAAGAAACGTGAGCGCGAACTCGAGGAGTCCGAACAGCGCTATCGCACGCTGGCCGAGAACTTCCCGAACGGCGTCGTCACGCTGTTCGACCACGACCTCGAGTACACGCTGGCGGCGGGCCAGGGCTTCGAGAAGATCCCGGTCGACCCGGCCGATATCGAGGGAAAACACTACACGAACGCGTGGCCCCAGGAGATCAGTGATGCGCTCGAACCGGCGCTTCGGGGCGCACTCGAGGGCGAGCAAGGGGCGGTCGAACTCGAGTACGCCGGCCGGGAGTGGGCCATCTACGCGGTCCCGATCACCGACACCCGCGGCGACGTCTTCGCCGGCGTGACGATGGCCCACGACATCACCGAACGCAAGGAGTACCAGCGCAAACTCGAGGAGACGGTCGAGCGCCTCGAGGAGTCGAACAAACGCCTCGAGGGGTTCGCTTACGCGGCCTCTCATGACTTACAGGAACCCCTGCGGATGGTCTCGAGCTACCTCCAGCTGATCGAGGGCCGCTATGCCGATGCTCTCGACTCGGACGGACGGGAGTTCCTCGAGTACGCCGTCGACGGTGCCGAGCGGATGCGCGACATGATCGACGGGCTGCTGGCGTACTCGCGGGTCGAAACCCAGGGCGAGCCGCTCGAGCCCGTCGCCCTCGAAACCGTCTTCGACGACGTCCTCGAGGACCTGCAGTTACGGCTCGAGGAGACCGACGCGGCGCTCGAGGTCGGGGAGTTGCCCCGCGTCGAGGGCGATGCCAGCCAACTCCGGCAGGTGTTCCAGAACCTCCTGAGTAACGCTCTGGAGTACAGCGGCGACGAGCCGCCCCGCGTCCGCGTCGACGCCGAGCGCCGCGGCGAGGACTGGGTGGTCTCGGTCCACGACGAGGGGATCGGGATCGAACCGGACGATCAGGACCGCATCTTCGAGGTCTTCGAACGGCTGCACGGTCGCGAGGCCCACGCCGGCACCGGGATCGGGCTCGCGCTCTGTCAGCGCATCGTCGAACGCCACGGCGGCGAGATCCGCGTCGATTCCGAGCCGGGCGAAGGGGCGACGTTTTCCGTCGTGTTGCCCGCGGCGGACGCCGAATGAACGACTCAGGTCGCGTCCGCCCGTCGACGCCGCTCGAGCGTCCGTAACTGTTCGATCCGGGCTTCGGTCGACGGATGCGTCGCGGGCCGCCACCCGAGCAGCCGACGAACCGCCGCGACAGCCGGGCGGACGACGCGCACGTGGAGCCAGACCAGCCCCCGGTTCAGTCCGCGGGGATCGGCCGGCCCCTCGAACGAAACCGGCGGCAGAAACCGTTCGACCCAGTGGACCTCGCCGTCGTCATCGTCCGTCGAGACAGGCAACGGCTGCGACACGATCCCCAGCGTCGCGCTCGCGTGCAGCCGTACGTCCCGTTTCGGGCGCGAGTCCGAGAGCGTCTCGAGGGCGCTCGCCAGCGCGGCCGGGTCGCCGAGGAGTTGACTCGCGCCGCGGTCGGCGGCGTACTCGCGGGTCTTCGCAAACAGGCCGAGTGCGATCGCGTTCACGCCGAGCAGCGCCCGTGCGACCGCGCTCACGAGGAGGTACACGACCCCGATCACGAGGATCGGCACCGCGAGGATGAAAATACCGACCCCGGTGAAGAGACCGAGCAGCACCGCGTTCTCGAGGACGCGACGCAGCAGCCGTTCGCGCTCGAGCAATCGATCGCCGATCGCGACGGTCGCCGCGACGGCCGTGACGACCGGGAGGTCCCGGTTCGCGACGTGTGCGACCTCGTGGGCGAGGGCCGCGTCGAGTTCGTCGTCGTCGAGTTCTGCGAGCAGCCCTCTCGTCACTACGATCGTCGGCGAGCGGCGGCTCCCGACGGTCAGACAGGTCGGTTCGGCACGGTCGGCGATGGCCACCGAGGGAACCGGGACGGCCGCCTGCGTCGCCAACCGCTGGACGCGTCCGGCGACGTTTCTCGGACCGTCGCCCTCGGGCACCGTCAGCTCGAGCCCGGCGACGGCGGATCGCGAACCGTATCGCGCCTGCAGGGCGACGAGACCGACCGCACCGAGGAGGACTGTACCGACGACGAACGGAACGCCGACGGCAGCCGGGCGGGACCAGCCGCCCACCGCCGCCACGCGGAGCCCGCTCCAGACGAGGACCGAGAGGACACCGACGTTGACGCCGACCACCAGCGTGAGGGCACCGACGATCCGGAGCCGGAGCCGGCGGTCCGGTGAGAGGGGCATACTGTCATTTCGATACGGTGTTTCCAACAGTGTTGCGGTCGTCACCGGCTCGAGGGGGCGGCCGGCCCGACACATATAATATTCTCTATGTGAGTCTGACGTACGTTTATGTGGCCGGCCGGGCCCCTAGTGGATATGTCGAACGATCGCGTCGAGCAACTCGAATCGACGGTCGCGAAACTCGAGTCGACGGTAGAGGGCCTGACGGACGAACTCATCGAAGCCAAGGAGCGAATCCGGGTCCTCGAGGCCGAACTCGACGCCGAGACGCCGACACGGGTCCCCGATCGGCGGGGCGACGAGGCGGGAACGGTGTCGGGAGACGAGACGCCGGAGGCCGAACCCGACGAAGTCGCCGAGGCGGCGGCCGACGCCGAGGGCGAGACGGAGACGGCCGACGAGGAAACGGAAGACTCAGGTAGCGACGACATCATCGTCGCATAACTGCAGCGGCGGCCGCGGTCGGGGAACGGACACCCCGGCAGACGGCCGCCTGTGTGACGGAGGGCTCGGATCAAGAATGTATATCAAGTCGATCGTTCTCGACGATTTCAAGAGCTTCGGCCGCAAGACGAAGATCCCGTTTTACGAGGACTTCACGGTCGTGACCGGGCCCAACGGCTCCGGCAAGTCAAACATCATCGACGCCGTCTTGTTCGCGCTCGGGTTGGCCCGAACGCGGGGGATCCGCGCGGAGAAACTGACCGACCTCATCTACAATCCCGGTCACGAGGACGGTGACGGCGACGCCGGCGGCTCCCGGGAGGCGACCGTCGAGGTCGTCCTCGACAATGCCGACGGGACGCTGACTCGCTCGCAGGTCGTCAACGCCGCGGGCAGCGAGGACGTCGGCGACGTCGACGAGATCCGCATCCGTCGTCGGGTCAAAGAGACCGAGGACAACTACTACTCCTACTACTATCTCAACGACCGCTCGGTCAACCTCTCCGACATCCAGGACCTGTTGGCTCAGGCCGGGATCACCCCGGAGGGGTACAACGTCGTCATGCAGGGCGACGTCACCGAAATCATCAACATGACTCCCCACGCCCGCCGGGAGATCATCGACGAGATCGCGGGCGTCGCCGAGTTCGATGCCAAGAAGGAAAACGCCTTCGAGGAACTCGAGACGGTCCAGGAACGGATCGACGAGGCCGAACTCCGCATCGAGGAGAAACGCGACCGGCTCGAGCAGCTTGCGGACGAGCGCCGCGAGGCGATGCGGTATCGCCGGCTCCGCCGCGAGAAAGAGGAGTACGAGGGCTACAAGAAAGCCAGCGAACTCGAGGAGAAACGCACGGACCTCGAGTCGGTCGAGGCGGAGATCGACGACCGCGAGGACGAACTCCGGGAACTACAGCGCGAACTCGACGAACGCGAGGGCAAGGTCGTCCGGCTCGAGGAGGACCTCGCGGACATAAACGACGAGATCGAGCGCAAGGGCGAGGACGAACAGCTGCGGATCAAAAGCGAGATCGAGGAACTCAAAGGCGAGATCTCGCGACTCGAGGACAAGATCGAATCCAGCGAGGCCGAGATCGAGGCCGCCGAGGCCGACCGCCGCGAGGCCTTCGTCGAGATCGACCGCAAGCAAGAGCAGATCGACGACCTCGAGGACGAGATCCGCGAACACAAGCTGGAGAAAGCCTCGATCAAGACCGAGATTCAAGAGCGCGAGGCCGAACGCGACGACCTCGAGGCCGAGATCGAGGCCGTCGACACCGAGTTCGACGAACTCAAGGCCGATCTCGCCGACCGCAAGGACGACCTCGAGGCCGCCAAGACCGAGAAGAACGACCTCCAGCGCGAGCAGGACCGCCTGCTCGACGAGGCCCGGCGGCGCTCGACTACCATCGAGGAGACCGAGGAGACGATCGCGGAAAAGCAGGAGACGCTGCCGGAGATCGAGAACCAGCGGGCCGATTTAGAGCGGGAACTCGAGAAGGCCGAGCAGAACCGTGCGAACATCGCCGACGTGGTCGACGATCTGAAAGGCGAAAAACGCCGGCTCCAGTCGGACCTCGACGAGTTGGACGACGACATTCAGGCCAAACAGCAGGAGTACGCCGAACTCGAGGCAAAGGCCGGCGAGAACGGTGACTCCTCGTTCGGCCGTGCGGTGACGACGATCCTCAATTCGGGGATCAACGGCGTCCACGGCGCGGTCGCCCAACTCGGCACGGTGCCCGGCGAGTACGCCGTCGCCTGTGAGACCGCTGCCGGCGGGCGGCTGGCGAACGTAGTCGTCGACGACGACGTGGTCGGCCAGCAATGTATCGAACACCTCAAATCGCGCAACGCCGGTCGGGCGACGTTCCTGCCGCTGACGGACATGAGCCAGCGCCGACTGCCCAACGCCCCCAGCGATCCGGGCGTCGTGGGCTTCGCGTACAACCTCGTCG contains the following coding sequences:
- a CDS encoding PAS domain-containing sensor histidine kinase, with product MSTRAGTDEGAFWGDVTDDVALERYRTLVNTIDDAIYQLDTDGCFVAVNDGIVEATGYAREDLLGEHVSLVLAADDVARVEREIATRIAADDDEIATFELAVRTADGDAIPFELRVNLLLEDGEFRGTIGVARDRSEKRRRQDTLASAIASYESITSVIDGADIGAIVLNEQCEIEWADESVEEYFGLDRASLIGRDNRTVVDDVLKHRVDDPGCFAATVLSSYDDERYVDGFECRITGDGDHEDRWLSYQSKPIESGEFAGGRVEFYYDITDQKESKGALRQSEAAFRSLVDAVEEYAIFRLDTDGHVVSWNEGARQIKGYERGEILGDHFSQFYTDADRAAGVPARNLERALENGSVEDEGWRVRADGTRFWANVTITAVRDDDGTHRGYLKVTRDMTDRWERERELESELQRILGRISDAFYAVDDEFRFTHVNDRAAELLERSEEELLGERLWDVFPDLNEIDEVWDAFHTALESQEPTSYELYYDALDFRVEANLYPSETGISVYFQDVTERRERERELERTERRFEAIFEDPNILVGLLEPDGTVIDVNGTAMEYVDAELTDVIGEQFCETPWWGDGSSESAGVRDDIREWTERAAAGEYVNFEADLTRPDGERYTLNGVFRPVTNDDGDVVSIVVSDRDITERKKRERELEESEQRYRTLAENFPNGVVTLFDHDLEYTLAAGQGFEKIPVDPADIEGKHYTNAWPQEISDALEPALRGALEGEQGAVELEYAGREWAIYAVPITDTRGDVFAGVTMAHDITERKEYQRKLEETVERLEESNKRLEGFAYAASHDLQEPLRMVSSYLQLIEGRYADALDSDGREFLEYAVDGAERMRDMIDGLLAYSRVETQGEPLEPVALETVFDDVLEDLQLRLEETDAALEVGELPRVEGDASQLRQVFQNLLSNALEYSGDEPPRVRVDAERRGEDWVVSVHDEGIGIEPDDQDRIFEVFERLHGREAHAGTGIGLALCQRIVERHGGEIRVDSEPGEGATFSVVLPAADAE
- a CDS encoding DUF7518 family protein → MSNDRVEQLESTVAKLESTVEGLTDELIEAKERIRVLEAELDAETPTRVPDRRGDEAGTVSGDETPEAEPDEVAEAAADAEGETETADEETEDSGSDDIIVA
- a CDS encoding SDR family oxidoreductase; its protein translation is MSQTKVTAPTVDDDEIYRFPDDSFTDRNVCLVTGAASGIGRATALAAAGNGLTVAATDVDEDGLAGTVARGEDLGLEGEIEPVPGDLTVDDDIERIVDEAAQLGDLKYLANVAGMQHIDPIDEFPMETYDLMHRIMLRAPLYLSKLCLPHFRETDDGQGCVGNMASVHGHYVTSDKVAYNVSKFGLRGLTQSIAAEGEGQIRAFSLSTGYVKTPLVTAQLEDTAEQRGISVDEVIEDVMLGQSRVTEMMEPIDVANLFLLGFSDLGRHLDGGDLLFDGGMTLTYE
- a CDS encoding M48 family metallopeptidase, producing the protein MPLSPDRRLRLRIVGALTLVVGVNVGVLSVLVWSGLRVAAVGGWSRPAAVGVPFVVGTVLLGAVGLVALQARYGSRSAVAGLELTVPEGDGPRNVAGRVQRLATQAAVPVPSVAIADRAEPTCLTVGSRRSPTIVVTRGLLAELDDDELDAALAHEVAHVANRDLPVVTAVAATVAIGDRLLERERLLRRVLENAVLLGLFTGVGIFILAVPILVIGVVYLLVSAVARALLGVNAIALGLFAKTREYAADRGASQLLGDPAALASALETLSDSRPKRDVRLHASATLGIVSQPLPVSTDDDDGEVHWVERFLPPVSFEGPADPRGLNRGLVWLHVRVVRPAVAAVRRLLGWRPATHPSTEARIEQLRTLERRRRADAT
- the smc gene encoding chromosome segregation protein SMC → MYIKSIVLDDFKSFGRKTKIPFYEDFTVVTGPNGSGKSNIIDAVLFALGLARTRGIRAEKLTDLIYNPGHEDGDGDAGGSREATVEVVLDNADGTLTRSQVVNAAGSEDVGDVDEIRIRRRVKETEDNYYSYYYLNDRSVNLSDIQDLLAQAGITPEGYNVVMQGDVTEIINMTPHARREIIDEIAGVAEFDAKKENAFEELETVQERIDEAELRIEEKRDRLEQLADERREAMRYRRLRREKEEYEGYKKASELEEKRTDLESVEAEIDDREDELRELQRELDEREGKVVRLEEDLADINDEIERKGEDEQLRIKSEIEELKGEISRLEDKIESSEAEIEAAEADRREAFVEIDRKQEQIDDLEDEIREHKLEKASIKTEIQEREAERDDLEAEIEAVDTEFDELKADLADRKDDLEAAKTEKNDLQREQDRLLDEARRRSTTIEETEETIAEKQETLPEIENQRADLERELEKAEQNRANIADVVDDLKGEKRRLQSDLDELDDDIQAKQQEYAELEAKAGENGDSSFGRAVTTILNSGINGVHGAVAQLGTVPGEYAVACETAAGGRLANVVVDDDVVGQQCIEHLKSRNAGRATFLPLTDMSQRRLPNAPSDPGVVGFAYNLVDFDEEYAGVFSYVLGDTLVVEDIETARSYMGDYRMVTVDGDLVEKSGAMTGGSGGGSRYSFTGGGEGQLERVAKQITELQEEREGLREELRGVEERLDDARDRKTDAADEVRSIEAELEGLDEKRKRVEEEIDDLEAELEELRAERESVDERMNEISATIDEKTAAIEEIEAEIDDLETELADSKIPELTDRIEALEAEIDEREDRITEIDSEINELTLEKEYAEDAIDDRHDDIEAAQNRKADHEERIEEYEAEIEGKREGLEEKRAAVAELEEELTELKADRSDLKEELSEARTKRDRQQDRVNTVESKLEDARERADSLEWEIESLESAVGDYDPEDVPDHETVLETIELLQSDMDAMEPVNMLAIEEYDEVRDDLDDLEAGRETLVEEADGIRDRIEQYETQKKQTFMDAYEAIAGHFTEIFEQLSEGTGSLHLENEDDPFDGGLTMKAQPGDKPIQRLDAMSGGEKSLTALAFIFAIQRHNPAPFYALDEIDAFLDAVNAERVGEMVEELAGEAQFVVVSHRSAMLDRSERAIGVTMQQDNVSAVTGIDLSDSDDGGEEVPVSD